DNA from Cystobacter fuscus DSM 2262:
CATCGTCGGCTGGGAGCGCCTCGGCGAGTTCGACATGGGCGCGATGGGCAAGTACCTGCTGTGGGGCCGCAACGGCAAGCAGCTCGGCGGCATGCTGACCCTGCCGAAGGGGATGAAGACGCCCGACGGGCGCGACGTGCCGCCGTCGTGGATGTACTACGTCACGGTCGAGGATCTGGACGCCGCGCTTGCCCGCGCGACGGCGAAGGGTGCGCGGGTGCTCAACGGCCCGATGGAGGTCCCCGGTGGCCAGCGCGTCGTGCAGCTCATGGATCCGCAGGGCGCCGCGTTCGCGCTCACCACTCCGCCGACGTCGCGGTGAAGGGGGCTGAGTAGAGGCGCTTTACTTCCGACCGCTTCGGATTCCCGCAGACCTCTTCCCTCGGCGGCAGGTTCGATTTCCGCCGCCTCCAGTAGAGTTTCAGTCGTCGTACAACCCGTCCATGAACTCCTGGAAGCTGTTGGCGACGGGGTGGACGGAGCCCTCGACGGAGACGAGGACGATACGAGGCTGTTCGGGCGAGCCTCGGTAGTCAAAACACAGGTCCTCTCCACCAGGGGTTCTGGCGAAGGGGAAGATGCCCGATGGGACATGGGAGCGAATGACTTCGTATGAATTGATGATGCAGTAGCTCTCCCTCCCCTCGTGTTCGGAGACTGTCAGTAGCACACCCAATGCATTGTCGCCTCTTCCAACCCTGAACCCATTGGGCTCGGGGGCCATGCCCTGATACATGGATACAACCCGCTTGTAGTCATCGGGAAGTTTGACTCTCCATGCAGACTCGATCCGCTCCAATTCATGTGGACTGACGGACCCTGGCGCCTTCAGGACGTGCGGTCTCCAGTGAACACTCATTTGAACTCCTCCATCCGAAAATCTATTGGTATCCGCCTCCCCAGATGGACATCCCTCCGGTGTGCGGTCTCGCAAGCTGGTGTGCGCCATCCGTAATGAGCTGCATTCTGCCTACGTCCTGGTGGTGATGCCATGTATAACCACTTGGAGCAGTCGTGCTCGTCGGCAACGCTTCAATCTCTCCTGGAGAGAGCTTCAGCTCTTTTGCCAGACGGGGATCGGCCGTGACCGCCTCATGCAGTCGTTGGTTGGCCGCCTTGAAATGCATCCTGTGGCTGCTGCTCCCGATGTGGACGTCATCAATGAGCGTCTCGAACTTCGTCTCGAACTCGGCGAAGCCGTGCTTGTCGAAGCGGACGGTCTCCCTCCCGTTCGTCACCGTCTTGCCTGCACGGTTGCGTCCGAGAATGGCAATGGGTTGAGGCGGCTGCCTTGTCCCCTTGTAGGGCAGCACTCGGCCGTCCTGGGTGAGCCTGGGCTTGCGCCACTCCTCCACGCGCTCGATGAGGTGGCGCTTCGGGGCCGGGCCTCCCTTGGAGGAGTCAGGGGCCGAGGCGCGCACGTCCTGGCTGCTGCTCATGCCCTGTTGCGCCATGTACGCGGCCGTTGGCGTCAGGGTCACCGTCACCGCAGGCCGGGCCACCACCACTGCTTGGACCTGGCGGGCCACCGCCAACAAGTCCAGCTCCGTCTCCGCCTTGAGCAGTTGCGCTGCCCGGCCAAAGCCCGGCAGCCCCGGGCCCTTCATCATCCCGTGCGCCGTCCACCCCAGTGCCGCCGTCGCCACCAGCACCAGCACCTGCCCCACCTGCTCGCCCAGCACTCGTCCGTAGCGCTCTCCGAAGCTCCTCAACTCCACCAGGGAGCGAGCGCTCCGGACCGCCTCCTGTAATTGCCGGTAGCCCTCTACTACGTTGAAGAGCGTGTTCGCTCCCAGGTACGCGACCAGCGTCACCGTCATCCCCAAGGCGATCAGCTTGGAGGTTGGCTCGGGCAGTAGCAGCATGCCGAG
Protein-coding regions in this window:
- a CDS encoding HNH endonuclease, which codes for MRWEQEPARAVAEESCESVAGPARVVLEAEGRQVVLPALPQRAPVHFSQAEFEHAMRLLVAQLPGPPQPLFHRPGKIPRLSAAWRASRSSQLAWSSSCSQHEAPSRRGTVREPELHLDEEERADLALMFAFESLWPGVQSVGEASVDPEQLKIAVYTSLSIYLGMLLLPEPTSKLIALGMTVTLVAYLGANTLFNVVEGYRQLQEAVRSARSLVELRSFGERYGRVLGEQVGQVLVLVATAALGWTAHGMMKGPGLPGFGRAAQLLKAETELDLLAVARQVQAVVVARPAVTVTLTPTAAYMAQQGMSSSQDVRASAPDSSKGGPAPKRHLIERVEEWRKPRLTQDGRVLPYKGTRQPPQPIAILGRNRAGKTVTNGRETVRFDKHGFAEFETKFETLIDDVHIGSSSHRMHFKAANQRLHEAVTADPRLAKELKLSPGEIEALPTSTTAPSGYTWHHHQDVGRMQLITDGAHQLARPHTGGMSIWGGGYQ
- a CDS encoding SMI1/KNR4 family protein translates to MAHTSLRDRTPEGCPSGEADTNRFSDGGVQMSVHWRPHVLKAPGSVSPHELERIESAWRVKLPDDYKRVVSMYQGMAPEPNGFRVGRGDNALGVLLTVSEHEGRESYCIINSYEVIRSHVPSGIFPFARTPGGEDLCFDYRGSPEQPRIVLVSVEGSVHPVANSFQEFMDGLYDD